In the genome of Spea bombifrons isolate aSpeBom1 chromosome 11, aSpeBom1.2.pri, whole genome shotgun sequence, one region contains:
- the ATOH7 gene encoding transcription factor ATOH7 yields MKSDTSTHDGDSSSECHSEDKLTQGCPLRCMPGRVEGSTKRRLAANARERRRMQGLNTAFDSLRKVVPQWGEDKKLSKYETLQMALSYIMALDRILTEAEIYRNDGDWTSVHHYGLVQQDQSYLELRSPRTCDNIISHAFSH; encoded by the coding sequence ATGAAGTCAGACACATCAACTCATGATGGTGATTCATCTTCTGAGTGCCACTCGGAAGACAAGTTAACTCAAGGATGTCCACTTAGGTGCATGCCAGGCAGAGTAGAGGGTTCCACCAAGAGGCGTCTGGCTGCCAATGCCAGGGAAAGGAGAAGAATGCAAGGACTCAATACGGCTTTTGACAGCTTAAGAAAAGTGGTTCCCCAATGGGGAGAAGACAAGAAGCTCTCCAAATATGAGACCCTTCAGATGGCACTGAGTTACATCATGGCATTGGACAGGATCCTTACAGAAGCAGAGATATACAGAAATGATGGGGACTGGACAAGTGTACATCACTATGGACTAGTCCAGCAAGATCAGAGTTACTTGGAACTAAGATCCCCGAGAACCTGCGataatattatttcacatgCGTTTTCCCATTAG